The proteins below are encoded in one region of Gimesia chilikensis:
- a CDS encoding DUF1559 family PulG-like putative transporter, whose translation MQENSATSTTETQPLTTLQRFWVALAGGLMLLGLTLGLGLFFLPQTVYALMIGWISYLWRVVPTLTLSISGTLWFLCTLSLFLIGVHLAGRKLYRGTPTTVNRTESTKGVSRWRLRWTVTLVSLLLVLITCGISLIGISHQLWWMAAGDQRALLRERPLSLFYPVAFIEGQRRRVSIYHLKTIGFALHNYYDEHHQFPIGATVDATGKPQHGWTVQILPYLDERDLFQQIDFNQPWTAEENRQVFETRLPVLENPGLNYDFEPGDIQQTDRSGYRPAHYAANQRLLGLNGGLRIRDIKDGTSHTIMGGEVKAGIRAWGNPLNIRDPARGINQGPETFAGPFGPGANVLFADGGVRFLSEDIDPAVLKALSTPDGREVLEEIPSPSGNTKGGQHEY comes from the coding sequence ATGCAGGAAAACAGCGCCACCAGCACAACGGAAACACAACCGTTGACTACACTGCAGCGGTTCTGGGTCGCGCTGGCAGGCGGCCTTATGTTGCTCGGTCTGACTCTCGGCCTGGGACTATTCTTTCTGCCGCAGACAGTGTACGCACTGATGATCGGCTGGATCAGTTATCTCTGGCGCGTCGTGCCCACGTTGACCCTTTCAATTTCAGGGACACTCTGGTTCCTCTGCACCCTGAGTCTGTTCCTGATCGGAGTCCATCTGGCGGGCAGAAAACTGTATCGAGGAACGCCGACCACTGTGAATCGGACTGAGTCAACGAAGGGCGTTTCGCGGTGGAGACTCCGCTGGACAGTGACCCTGGTCAGCCTGTTACTGGTTCTGATCACCTGTGGCATCAGTCTGATTGGAATCTCGCATCAGCTGTGGTGGATGGCTGCTGGAGATCAGAGGGCTCTACTCAGAGAGCGTCCCCTCTCCCTGTTTTATCCGGTTGCTTTCATCGAAGGTCAGAGACGTCGGGTTTCAATTTACCATCTCAAGACAATAGGGTTCGCATTGCACAATTATTATGATGAGCATCACCAGTTCCCGATAGGGGCAACCGTCGATGCGACCGGCAAACCACAGCATGGCTGGACGGTGCAGATTTTACCCTACCTGGACGAGAGGGATCTGTTCCAGCAGATCGACTTCAATCAGCCCTGGACGGCCGAGGAGAATCGTCAGGTTTTCGAAACGCGGCTCCCCGTACTGGAGAATCCGGGCTTGAACTACGACTTTGAACCGGGAGACATTCAACAGACTGACCGCTCAGGTTACAGGCCAGCGCATTACGCGGCCAATCAACGACTGCTGGGCCTCAATGGCGGTCTGAGAATCCGCGACATCAAGGATGGCACATCACATACGATCATGGGAGGGGAAGTCAAAGCGGGCATTCGAGCCTGGGGCAATCCCCTGAATATCCGCGACCCTGCGCGGGGCATCAACCAGGGACCTGAAACGTTCGCAGGGCCCTTTGGACCCGGAGCCAATGTCCTGTTCGCGGATGGTGGTGTTCGCTTCCTTTCCGAAGACATCGATCCGGCTGTGCTCAAGGCGCTGAGCACTCCTGACGGTCGGGAAGTGCTGGAGGAAATTCCATCTCCGTCAGGAAACACGAAAGGAGGGCAGCATGAGTACTGA
- a CDS encoding DUF1559 domain-containing protein encodes MSTESEPSTKVQRASLSAMALVTFFFLVSCAGMAFLVQTLFQLGTGWIPYLKRTLPTLTVSASGVLWFLFCLALFITGLHLACRGVYRGKQETAAAEENQGWQLRWSFSLVILLLVLVTSGICLIGVSHQLWWMATGKDKLVYQGGMTAARRSFSKNNLRQIGLGLHLYEDAHDRLPDGGIFSETGQPQHGWVAQLLPFMDQEDLYQQIDFHQPWTDEVNRKAYETRLPMMVSPGMMSDFIQQKVPRADNDRYPPAHYAANSRVLGINSRMSLRDITDGTSNTIFAGEVREGIRAWGSPLNYRDPARGINQQTDSFGSHFIVDSKTGAQMLFGDGSVRFVSDDIDPEILKRLSTPAGAEVTCEEWMEGKPMTGRQNRHD; translated from the coding sequence ATGAGTACTGAATCAGAACCTTCTACCAAAGTACAGCGCGCCTCCCTGTCTGCCATGGCACTGGTGACGTTCTTTTTTCTGGTCTCTTGCGCGGGAATGGCTTTTCTCGTTCAGACACTGTTTCAGCTGGGAACCGGCTGGATTCCCTATCTGAAACGAACCCTGCCCACGCTGACCGTTTCGGCTTCCGGCGTGTTATGGTTTCTGTTCTGTCTGGCCCTCTTCATAACTGGACTGCATCTGGCCTGCCGGGGTGTCTATCGTGGGAAACAGGAAACAGCGGCCGCAGAGGAGAACCAAGGCTGGCAACTGCGCTGGTCGTTCTCACTGGTGATACTACTGCTGGTTCTGGTAACCAGTGGCATCTGTCTGATCGGCGTTTCGCATCAACTCTGGTGGATGGCGACCGGAAAAGACAAGCTGGTGTATCAGGGGGGCATGACTGCCGCCCGTCGCTCGTTTTCCAAAAATAATCTCAGGCAGATCGGTCTGGGCCTGCATCTTTACGAGGACGCGCATGACCGTTTACCCGACGGAGGCATTTTCAGCGAAACGGGTCAGCCTCAACATGGCTGGGTGGCGCAGCTGTTGCCTTTTATGGATCAAGAAGACCTGTATCAGCAGATCGATTTTCACCAGCCCTGGACGGACGAAGTCAACCGTAAAGCTTACGAAACCAGGTTGCCTATGATGGTGAGCCCGGGGATGATGTCTGATTTTATTCAACAGAAAGTACCGCGGGCAGACAACGATCGTTATCCACCCGCCCACTACGCCGCCAACAGCCGCGTGCTGGGTATCAATTCCAGAATGAGTCTGCGCGATATCACCGATGGCACTTCCAATACCATTTTCGCAGGGGAAGTCAGAGAGGGGATTCGTGCCTGGGGAAGCCCCCTCAACTATCGCGATCCCGCACGGGGGATCAATCAGCAGACAGACAGCTTTGGCAGCCATTTCATTGTAGACAGCAAAACCGGAGCGCAAATGCTGTTCGGTGATGGATCGGTGCGATTCGTTTCTGATGACATCGACCCCGAAATACTCAAAAGGCTAAGTACGCCTGCAGGTGCTGAAGTGACCTGCGAGGAATGGATGGAGGGGAAACCGATGACAGGCAGGCAGAACAGACATGATTGA
- a CDS encoding class I SAM-dependent methyltransferase — MTAEKKRSLLTDEELEWSDVAANCRMNREREITGTNSYTADLKLNPLEFLTEKIQAGQTVRWLDLCCGSGRALIQAYEHFQQAGLGKQVQIRGIDLVNLFLSAPDAGNALRLQTASLHAWDTDERFDLITCVHGLHYVGDKLSLLARAAGWLTSEGQFLAHLDLENLQTVEGTWTTADKREFLRRRFFQYHSRTHLVTCTGQQDIRFPCRYAGASDQAGPNFTGQPAVNSFYQLRETV, encoded by the coding sequence ATGACCGCTGAGAAAAAACGCAGCCTGCTGACAGATGAAGAACTTGAATGGTCGGACGTGGCTGCGAACTGCCGCATGAATCGCGAACGCGAAATCACGGGGACCAACAGCTACACCGCCGACCTGAAACTCAATCCCCTCGAATTTCTGACTGAGAAAATCCAGGCAGGACAGACCGTGCGTTGGCTGGACCTCTGCTGTGGATCGGGACGGGCATTGATTCAGGCTTACGAACATTTCCAACAAGCGGGGCTGGGCAAACAGGTTCAGATTCGAGGCATCGATCTGGTGAATCTGTTTCTGTCTGCCCCTGACGCAGGGAATGCACTTCGTCTGCAGACCGCCTCCCTGCATGCTTGGGATACGGACGAACGGTTCGATCTGATTACCTGCGTGCATGGTCTGCACTATGTGGGCGATAAACTTTCGCTACTGGCCCGCGCCGCGGGCTGGCTTACTTCCGAAGGCCAGTTCCTGGCTCACCTGGATCTGGAGAATCTGCAAACCGTCGAGGGGACATGGACAACTGCAGACAAACGGGAATTTCTAAGGCGACGATTCTTTCAATACCATTCGCGGACACACCTGGTGACCTGCACGGGACAGCAAGACATCCGCTTTCCCTGTCGTTACGCGGGTGCTTCGGATCAGGCGGGGCCGAATTTTACCGGGCAGCCGGCAGTCAACTCGTTCTACCAGCTGCGGGAAACGGTTTAA
- a CDS encoding tetratricopeptide repeat protein: MPQRSPHATRSANTPRRTGALCRWLCGIILLCTLNGLCQAEDPTRTYFEGLRSRHLFGIAEGFCLNELSRQRLSDPERARYSLELIRTLAAHASAATPSEQPELWKRAEETIAQIERDYPRWSDLPVFRAERARITFLQASLLYWQSQAIPQNESLRDSAIDALDRAVSQLTLSEQQIQKLLNKAGAKQDFTVLPVATVRDSLLEYQLLIARADMLLAGLYHPDSPKRKMSLSAARTWLEPLARRATTLKITWESRLALIECERLEGDPDAAERAIQGLVKDQHPPYLDESVFLESMRILLAQNKPQQAATQIIQHRQKQGRYSSELGFLEIDALLKLHHIAADQQQQELADELWRQIQQRSAQLAEAHPGYWSQRAKLLVSRQEQIQEYGSRLSDSLQRAQLLYAEGKIPEAITAYDKTAKQAAEEGKTDLAFELGFTSASLQLNQKEYAKAAEQFQSLAQRFSGVAKASDASLLSAWCLGQLYSQNRTKSRRVAYTDALENVRKMFSMDKAYYEAGWMLARLEESRLQYSKALVLYSEIPENHPKAADAHLGVARCYEQILLRLAALDKPTRAWRQEAMDVLEKYLARYPQESDDAILLSQSEIALRLTRIYLNDSPPEYDKAHRLLDLLIHTAETKPEELKRNSEQSPESVAQTTRAIQGWNRISSQALRLQIIALAGQGKPSEARSLVASLENAGTSELLSVLNGVSQIDLDLSPSVRRELGMLQLQSAEKLANRRDELTPQQARQLDLCLAEAYLAVDRPIRALEYYQSLLKQSPRDTALIRQVALLLERCGTKECLRQAIPKWRDLEAAEKAGTIPWLDARLHVIRSLYESGDTDAAKKLIGVTRLLYPELGNVNLKKEYRELEAQIKK; this comes from the coding sequence ATGCCGCAGCGATCACCACATGCCACCCGCTCTGCCAACACACCGCGCAGAACCGGTGCGCTCTGCAGATGGCTCTGCGGGATCATACTGCTCTGTACGCTCAATGGTCTCTGCCAGGCTGAGGATCCGACGCGCACCTATTTTGAAGGACTCAGGTCCCGCCACCTGTTTGGCATCGCAGAAGGCTTCTGTCTGAACGAACTGTCCCGGCAGCGTCTCTCAGATCCGGAGCGGGCCCGTTATTCCCTCGAGCTGATCCGCACGCTGGCCGCCCACGCCAGTGCTGCCACTCCCTCCGAACAACCCGAACTCTGGAAACGGGCCGAGGAGACCATCGCGCAGATCGAACGCGATTATCCCCGCTGGTCGGACCTGCCGGTGTTTCGGGCCGAGCGCGCGCGGATTACCTTCCTGCAGGCATCACTGCTCTACTGGCAGTCACAGGCGATACCACAGAATGAATCGCTTCGCGACAGCGCCATCGACGCGCTGGATCGAGCCGTCAGTCAGCTGACTCTCTCAGAACAGCAGATCCAGAAGTTGCTCAACAAAGCGGGCGCTAAACAGGATTTTACAGTGCTCCCCGTCGCCACGGTACGGGACAGCCTGCTTGAGTATCAGCTGCTGATCGCACGGGCCGACATGCTGCTGGCGGGCCTGTATCACCCCGACAGTCCCAAACGGAAAATGAGTCTCTCTGCGGCCCGGACCTGGCTGGAACCGCTGGCCCGCCGCGCGACGACTCTGAAGATCACCTGGGAAAGCAGACTGGCGCTCATCGAATGCGAACGCCTGGAAGGTGATCCCGATGCCGCCGAGCGTGCGATTCAGGGACTGGTCAAGGACCAGCACCCACCTTATCTGGATGAGTCTGTGTTTCTCGAATCGATGCGGATTCTACTCGCCCAGAATAAGCCCCAGCAGGCAGCCACTCAGATCATCCAGCACCGACAGAAACAGGGCCGTTACTCCAGTGAGCTCGGCTTCCTGGAAATCGATGCCCTGCTGAAGCTGCACCACATCGCCGCCGATCAGCAACAGCAGGAACTCGCCGACGAGCTCTGGCGACAGATTCAACAAAGGTCGGCACAACTCGCCGAAGCCCACCCGGGTTACTGGTCACAACGGGCGAAGCTGCTGGTCAGTCGCCAGGAGCAGATCCAGGAATATGGCAGCCGATTGTCAGACAGTCTGCAACGTGCCCAGCTGCTCTACGCGGAAGGCAAAATTCCCGAAGCGATTACCGCTTACGACAAAACAGCCAAGCAGGCGGCCGAAGAAGGTAAGACCGATCTCGCCTTCGAGCTGGGTTTCACCAGTGCCTCGCTGCAGCTCAATCAAAAAGAGTATGCGAAAGCGGCTGAGCAGTTCCAGTCGCTGGCACAACGCTTCAGCGGGGTGGCGAAAGCCTCCGATGCGAGTCTGCTCTCCGCCTGGTGCCTGGGTCAGCTCTATTCGCAGAACCGCACTAAGTCGCGTCGCGTGGCCTACACTGACGCGCTGGAAAATGTGCGCAAGATGTTTTCGATGGACAAGGCCTATTACGAAGCCGGCTGGATGCTGGCCCGACTGGAGGAGTCCCGCCTGCAGTACTCCAAGGCGCTCGTCCTCTATTCAGAAATTCCAGAGAATCATCCCAAAGCAGCCGATGCACACCTGGGTGTCGCCCGCTGTTACGAACAGATCCTGCTCAGACTCGCCGCCCTCGATAAACCGACGCGTGCCTGGCGACAGGAGGCGATGGACGTGCTGGAAAAATACCTGGCACGCTATCCCCAGGAAAGCGATGACGCCATCCTGCTGTCGCAGTCCGAAATCGCACTTAGGCTGACGCGGATCTATCTCAATGACTCGCCTCCCGAATACGACAAAGCACATCGCCTGCTGGATCTGCTCATCCACACCGCGGAGACCAAGCCGGAAGAACTGAAGCGGAACAGCGAACAATCGCCCGAGAGCGTAGCCCAGACGACCCGGGCCATCCAGGGCTGGAATCGGATTTCCAGCCAGGCACTCCGGCTGCAGATCATCGCGCTGGCCGGTCAGGGAAAACCGTCTGAAGCACGTTCGCTGGTGGCCAGCCTGGAGAACGCGGGGACGAGCGAGCTGCTCTCCGTGTTGAACGGGGTTTCGCAGATTGATCTGGATCTCAGCCCGTCGGTCCGCAGGGAGCTGGGCATGCTGCAACTGCAGTCGGCCGAGAAGCTGGCCAATCGTCGCGATGAACTCACGCCACAACAGGCACGACAGCTCGACCTCTGCCTGGCGGAAGCCTATCTCGCCGTCGATCGACCGATCCGCGCCCTGGAGTATTACCAGAGCCTGTTGAAACAGTCGCCCCGCGACACCGCGCTGATCAGGCAGGTCGCGTTGCTGCTCGAACGGTGTGGCACCAAGGAATGTCTGCGACAGGCAATTCCCAAATGGCGCGATCTGGAAGCCGCCGAGAAAGCGGGCACCATCCCCTGGCTCGATGCACGCCTGCATGTAATTCGCTCCCTGTATGAATCGGGAGACACGGACGCAGCGAAAAAACTGATCGGCGTGACCCGCCTGCTCTATCCCGAACTCGGTAATGTCAATCTGAAAAAAGAGTATCGTGAACTCGAAGCACAGATTAAGAAATGA